The following coding sequences are from one Haliotis asinina isolate JCU_RB_2024 chromosome 3, JCU_Hal_asi_v2, whole genome shotgun sequence window:
- the LOC137278044 gene encoding neuropeptide FF receptor 2-like produces the protein MDNRSSVSEYLQSRDDEYARENLAAMIFLGLVMFFGFVGNCLVFFVYFTKMKPSTTRCFILALSTLDFASCLICIPVDIVDIRNKFTFGEFGSTPCKMSAMFVTFTSFASGNILVAVAAVRHKKVCYPTGPQTSIKDAYIAIFLSCVFALTFSIPPTILYGGQTKVLSEGFNATLCTTSDVYVNTMLPLAYNVFQFVLFVAAMATLSTLYVRIWKGVARFAKVKKWSWKNKDVDNSDSGFVSKNNQVSVSKDSTLDSVSFEVHAYTTGKGKSSQLSSESCLGRRDTIIRCPSKRQRTARRTTLMLFIISLAFVVSFLPHLTLMVVRALHRDHIENLAGSALAAYNIFLRSYFINCAANPFIYSYCNVNVRKEIAAIVSFRHYRM, from the coding sequence ATGGATAACAGGTCTTCAGTTTCAGAATATCTTCAATCTCGGGACGACGAGTACGCACGTGAAAATCTGGCGGCCATGATCTTCCTTGGCCTCGTAATGTTTTTTGGCTTCGTGGGCAATTGTCTAGTGTTCTTCGTCTACTTTACTAAAATGAAACCTTCAACTACCCGCTGTTTTATTCTGGCCTTATCCACCCTCGACTTCGCTTCCTGCTTGATCTGCATTCCCGTAGACATCGTCGACATCAGGAACAAGTTCACCTTCGGGGAGTTTGGAAGTACTCCCTGCAAAATGTCGGCCATGTTTGTGACCTTCACCTCGTTTGCTTCCGGTAACATTTTGGTTGCAGTGGCAGCTGTTCGACACAAGAAGGTCTGCTACCCTACAGGACCTCAAACGTCGATCAAAGATGCATACATTGCCATATTTCTGTCTTGCGTCTTTGCTTTGACTTTTTCTATCCCCCCGACTATCTTATATGGTGGTCAGACGAAGGTTCTATCTGAAGGCTTCAATGCAACTTTGTGCACGACGTCAGACGTCTACGTCAACACAATGCTCCCTCTTGCTTACAACGTCTTCCAGTTTGTGCTGTTCGTTGCAGCAATGGCAACTCTGTCCACCTTGTATGTTCGGATATGGAAAGGGGTGGCTCGCTTTGCCAAAGTCAAGAAGTGGTCGTGGAAAAACAAAGACGTCGATAACAGTGACTCGGGATTTGTTTCGAAGAATAATCAAGTTTCAGTTTCGAAAGACAGCACTCTTGACAGCGTAAGTTTCGAAGTACATGCCTACACCACAGGAAAGGGTAAAAGTTCTCAGCTTTCAAGCGAATCCTGCCTCGGGAGGCGCGATACCATCATCAGATGCCCATCGAAACGTCAGAGGACAGCACGAAGAACGACCTTGATGCTATTCATCATAAGCCTCGCCTTTGTTGTTAGTTTTCTTCCACATCTGACCTTAATGGTTGTGCGGGCATTGCATCGGGACCACATTGAAAACCTTGCAGGGTCGGCGTTGGCAGCATACAACATATTCCTGAGATCATACTTCATCAACTGTGCAGCTAACCCCTTCATCTACAGTTACTGCAATGTGAACGTCCGTAAAGAGATCGCGGCTATTGTCAGTTTCAGGCACTATAGAATGTGA